A window of Bufo gargarizans isolate SCDJY-AF-19 chromosome 9, ASM1485885v1, whole genome shotgun sequence contains these coding sequences:
- the LOC122946038 gene encoding cytochrome P450 2B11-like isoform X1, with protein MLCGYDMVKKALIDNRDAFSGRGRMPLSEHVLKGHGILGSNGERWKQMRRFALTTLRNFGMGKRSIEERIQEEAQFLVEEFSKTEGELFDPTFLLGCAVSNIICSIVFGKRFSYKDEHFLSLLKNITGTLRFMNSVWGIIFFYFHGLLRHIPGPHQKGIQHLVDTKAFIQERVNESMSTLNPDSTRHFIDCFLVKMQQDQQNPASEFHNKNLVGSSLNLFFAGTETTSTTLRYGFLTLLKYPQIQAKIQDEIDHVIGDRCPSAEDRTKMPYTEAVIYEIQRFSDIVPTGVPHCTTKDVSFGGYTIPKGTDVFPLLTTVLKDPEQFPEPELFAPDRFLDDKGAIKKHSAFLPFSAGRRVCPGEGLARMELFIFLTTLLQKFTLTTVVPTDDIDLRPEFSSTGHLPHYYKMSAVPRH; from the exons ATGCTTTGTGGATATGATATGGTAAAAAAGGCCTTAATAGACAATAGGGATGCTTTCAGTGGAAGAGGGAGGATGCCACTGTCTGAACATGTGCTGAAGGGACACG GAATCTTAGGCAGCAATGGAGAGCGCTGGAAGCAAATGAGACGCTTTGCACTTACCACTCTTAGAAACTTTGGGATGGGAAAGAGGAGCATAGAAGAGAGAATCCAGGAGGAGGCTCAGTTTCTTGTGGAGGAATTCAGCAAAACTGAAG GGGAATTGTTTGACCCTACTTTTCTCCTCGGCTGTGCTGTATCCAACATCATCTGTTCTATTGTTTTTGGCAAGAGATTTAGTTATAAAGATGAAcattttctgtctctcctcaagAATATCACTGGGACTCTTCGATTCATGAATTCTGTATGGGGTATA ATTTTCTTTTACTTCCATGGGCTTCTGCGACATATTCCTGGTCCTCACCAGAAAGGTATTCAGCATCTAGTTGACACCAAAGCATTTATTCAAGAAAGGGTGAATGAGAGTATGAGCACACTTAACCCTGACTCTACACGTCACTTTATTGACTGCTTTCTGGTTAAGATGCAACAG GATCAACAAAATCCAGCATCAGAATTCCATAATAAGAATCTTGTAGGATCCTCCCTGAACTTGTTCTTTGCCGGGACAGAAACTACCAGTACCACCCTTCGATATGGCTTCCTCACTCTACTAAAATATCCTCAAATTCAAG CAAAAATCCAGGATGAAATTGACCATGTGATAGGTGATCGTTGCCCATCAGCAGAAGATCGAACCAAGATGCCCTACACTGAAGCTGTAATCTATGAGATCCAGAGATTCAGTGATATTGTTCCCACAGGGGTTCCCCACTGTACAACTAAGGATGTCTCATTTGGAGGTTACACTATCCCCAAG GGCACAGATGTGTTCCCACTATTGACCACTGTACTGAAGGATCCTGAACAGTTTCCAGAGCCAGAGCTCTTCGCTCCGGATCGGTTCCTGGACGATAAGGGAGCAATAAAGAAACATTCAGCTTTCTTGCCGTTCTCTGCAG GAAGACGAGTATGTCCGGGAGAAGGCTTAGCTCGTATGGAACTCTTCATATTCCTGACCACACTCCTACAGAAGTTTACCCTGACCACAGTGGTGCCTACAGATGACATAGACTTACGTCCTGAGTTTAGCAGTACAGGCCACCTGCCCCATTACTACAAGATGTCTGCAGTTCCTCGTCATTAA
- the LOC122946038 gene encoding cytochrome P450 2B11-like isoform X2, with the protein MLLVPAVLLIVLLCLVWTIWLKGKPKDHPHLPPGPHPFPVVGNILQVNPWELLLSLQQLQKKYGPIFTVYFGSRPTVMLCGYDMVKKALIDNRDAFSGRGRMPLSEHVLKGHGILGSNGERWKQMRRFALTTLRNFGMGKRSIEERIQEEAQFLVEEFSKTEGELFDPTFLLGCAVSNIICSIVFGKRFSYKDEHFLSLLKNITGTLRFMNSVWGIIFFYFHGLLRHIPGPHQKGIQHLVDTKAFIQERVNESMSTLNPDSTRHFIDCFLVKMQQDQQNPASEFHNKNLVGSSLNLFFAGTETTSTTLRYGFLTLLKYPQIQAKIQDEIDHVIGDRCPSAEDRTKMPYTEAVIYEIQRFSDIVPTGVPHCTTKDVSFGGYTIPKGTDVFPLLTTVLKDPEQFPEPELFAPDRFLDDKGAIKKHSAFLPFSAGRRVCPGEGLARMELFIFLTTLLQKFTLTTVVPTDDIDLRPEFSSTGHLPHYYKMSAVPRH; encoded by the exons ATGCTTCTTGTCCCAGCTGTTCTCCTCATTGTCCTACTATGTCTGGTCTGGACAATATGGTTGAAAGGAAAACCTAAGGACCATCCACATCTGCCACCAGGTCCTCATCCATTCCCAGTGGTTGGCAACATTCTCCAAGTAAACCCTTGGGAGCTCTTACTCTCACTCCAACAG CTCCAGAAAAAATATGGTCCAATATTCACAGTATATTTTGGATCTCGACCAACTGTGATGCTTTGTGGATATGATATGGTAAAAAAGGCCTTAATAGACAATAGGGATGCTTTCAGTGGAAGAGGGAGGATGCCACTGTCTGAACATGTGCTGAAGGGACACG GAATCTTAGGCAGCAATGGAGAGCGCTGGAAGCAAATGAGACGCTTTGCACTTACCACTCTTAGAAACTTTGGGATGGGAAAGAGGAGCATAGAAGAGAGAATCCAGGAGGAGGCTCAGTTTCTTGTGGAGGAATTCAGCAAAACTGAAG GGGAATTGTTTGACCCTACTTTTCTCCTCGGCTGTGCTGTATCCAACATCATCTGTTCTATTGTTTTTGGCAAGAGATTTAGTTATAAAGATGAAcattttctgtctctcctcaagAATATCACTGGGACTCTTCGATTCATGAATTCTGTATGGGGTATA ATTTTCTTTTACTTCCATGGGCTTCTGCGACATATTCCTGGTCCTCACCAGAAAGGTATTCAGCATCTAGTTGACACCAAAGCATTTATTCAAGAAAGGGTGAATGAGAGTATGAGCACACTTAACCCTGACTCTACACGTCACTTTATTGACTGCTTTCTGGTTAAGATGCAACAG GATCAACAAAATCCAGCATCAGAATTCCATAATAAGAATCTTGTAGGATCCTCCCTGAACTTGTTCTTTGCCGGGACAGAAACTACCAGTACCACCCTTCGATATGGCTTCCTCACTCTACTAAAATATCCTCAAATTCAAG CAAAAATCCAGGATGAAATTGACCATGTGATAGGTGATCGTTGCCCATCAGCAGAAGATCGAACCAAGATGCCCTACACTGAAGCTGTAATCTATGAGATCCAGAGATTCAGTGATATTGTTCCCACAGGGGTTCCCCACTGTACAACTAAGGATGTCTCATTTGGAGGTTACACTATCCCCAAG GGCACAGATGTGTTCCCACTATTGACCACTGTACTGAAGGATCCTGAACAGTTTCCAGAGCCAGAGCTCTTCGCTCCGGATCGGTTCCTGGACGATAAGGGAGCAATAAAGAAACATTCAGCTTTCTTGCCGTTCTCTGCAG GAAGACGAGTATGTCCGGGAGAAGGCTTAGCTCGTATGGAACTCTTCATATTCCTGACCACACTCCTACAGAAGTTTACCCTGACCACAGTGGTGCCTACAGATGACATAGACTTACGTCCTGAGTTTAGCAGTACAGGCCACCTGCCCCATTACTACAAGATGTCTGCAGTTCCTCGTCATTAA